One genomic segment of Blastopirellula marina includes these proteins:
- a CDS encoding DUF1559 domain-containing protein, producing MIAIIGVLIALLLPAVQQAREAARRSQCVNNLKQLALAMHNFHDTNNIFPHCFYTKNPGNTNTWEQWHRFSASYKILPFIEQENLYNQFNLDGTWGYNRDNPMNVRLEAFLCPSSPPATDAAGISWGGPGSNYGWCSGSSPYTAHSCDRSGCNGMITTKVETKMADATDGLSNTVFVSEFLSGDGKDGTPRYPFDILYTGDDTPFNNIVNKDFPTQAEIDAIGQTVEGGASGERSNNGTLWGWYSHGQSLLNTAVPPNWKYPSAGGNCCPGGAHDWGRGFIGARSMHPGGVNAGLGDGSVRFVPETVDLLTWQRMGNARDGQVVTLP from the coding sequence GTGATCGCCATTATTGGCGTTCTGATCGCCTTATTGCTGCCCGCAGTTCAACAGGCGCGTGAAGCCGCTCGCCGCAGCCAATGCGTGAACAATCTCAAGCAGCTCGCTTTGGCAATGCACAACTTCCACGACACGAACAACATCTTTCCCCATTGCTTCTACACCAAGAATCCTGGAAATACCAATACCTGGGAACAATGGCACCGGTTCAGCGCCAGCTACAAGATCTTACCCTTCATTGAACAAGAGAATCTCTATAACCAATTCAACTTAGATGGGACATGGGGTTACAACCGCGATAATCCCATGAACGTCCGACTTGAGGCTTTCCTATGCCCTTCTTCGCCGCCCGCCACGGATGCAGCCGGGATCAGCTGGGGGGGACCTGGTTCCAATTACGGCTGGTGTTCAGGTAGCTCCCCTTACACGGCCCACTCGTGCGACCGCAGCGGTTGCAACGGCATGATTACCACGAAAGTCGAAACCAAGATGGCGGATGCGACCGACGGTCTGTCCAACACTGTCTTCGTTTCGGAATTCCTTTCCGGTGACGGAAAAGATGGTACGCCACGCTACCCGTTTGACATCCTCTACACCGGTGACGACACGCCGTTCAACAACATTGTCAACAAGGACTTCCCAACCCAGGCCGAAATCGACGCCATCGGACAAACGGTTGAAGGGGGAGCATCGGGCGAACGCAGCAACAACGGTACCTTGTGGGGATGGTATTCCCATGGTCAGTCCCTCCTGAACACGGCGGTCCCCCCGAACTGGAAATATCCATCGGCAGGTGGTAACTGCTGCCCAGGTGGTGCCCACGACTGGGGCCGCGGCTTTATCGGTGCTCGCAGTATGCACCCAGGCGGCGTGAATGCAGGCCTGGGGGATGGTTCGGTTCGCTTTGTTCCTGAAACGGTCGACCTGCTTACCTGGCAGCGAATGGGGAACGCACGCGACGGTCAGGTAGTCACACTGCCGTAG
- a CDS encoding RNA polymerase sigma factor → MTNFSLLVDQCMEGDQSAVSEFVRRFRNQVYLLCYRMVGEHHEAEDMAQETFLRVFRNLHRWDRSRPIEPWIMTIAGNRCRTHLAQRNRRPIACETQDHVEDHRGIDTRGQLLAEEVQLALSHVREEYRKAFLLFHDHQLSYGEIAEQMDCPLGTVKTWVHRARRELVQRLANRGVTQEYRASQLARSAE, encoded by the coding sequence TTGACGAACTTCAGCCTGCTAGTCGACCAGTGCATGGAAGGGGACCAGAGCGCAGTCTCTGAGTTCGTGCGTCGATTTCGAAACCAGGTTTACCTGCTGTGCTATCGAATGGTGGGAGAACACCATGAGGCTGAAGATATGGCCCAGGAAACATTCCTGCGCGTGTTCCGAAACCTCCACAGATGGGATCGAAGTCGTCCGATTGAACCTTGGATCATGACCATCGCCGGCAACCGCTGCCGGACTCACCTGGCTCAAAGAAACCGTCGACCGATCGCCTGCGAGACGCAGGATCATGTCGAAGACCACCGTGGAATCGATACCCGCGGCCAGTTGCTGGCCGAAGAAGTTCAGTTAGCCCTATCCCACGTCCGAGAAGAATATCGCAAGGCGTTCCTTTTGTTCCACGATCACCAGCTATCCTATGGCGAGATCGCCGAGCAGATGGACTGCCCGCTGGGAACCGTAAAAACCTGGGTCCATCGTGCCCGGCGTGAACTGGTCCAACGACTCGCCAACCGTGGCGTTACCCAGGAATACCGTGCGAGCCAACTTGCTCGTTCAGCCGAATAG
- a CDS encoding FHA domain-containing protein — protein sequence MQVMLQVIRGPSAGKEFKLPVDNFVIGRGDGCHLKPKSDMVSRKHCALAVRDSKLFLEDYGSKNGTYVNGERVEGTIELKMGDELRVGPLDFLILIDHTLGAAKRSKVSSVKEAASRVAEASGLGNDVASWLEEADEEERQMRMENPETRQFRVDETRTVSLDELRELEEEEAAAADAKDGKTKTGLLGMFGSKKKTYGKLPQVESTGSKDSQSAANDAIRRLMDNRR from the coding sequence ATGCAAGTCATGCTACAAGTAATCCGAGGACCAAGTGCCGGCAAGGAGTTTAAACTCCCAGTCGACAACTTCGTCATCGGACGAGGTGATGGATGTCACCTTAAGCCCAAAAGCGACATGGTTAGTCGCAAGCACTGCGCACTCGCAGTACGTGATTCCAAGCTGTTTCTGGAAGACTACGGAAGCAAGAATGGAACATACGTCAACGGCGAACGCGTCGAGGGCACCATCGAGTTGAAGATGGGAGACGAGCTCCGTGTAGGACCACTCGATTTCCTGATTCTGATCGACCACACCCTGGGTGCGGCCAAACGCTCGAAGGTTAGCAGTGTGAAAGAAGCTGCCAGTCGCGTGGCAGAAGCAAGCGGCCTTGGAAACGATGTCGCAAGCTGGCTCGAAGAAGCCGACGAAGAAGAACGTCAGATGCGGATGGAGAATCCAGAAACGCGTCAGTTCCGCGTGGACGAAACGCGTACGGTTTCCCTCGACGAACTCCGTGAGTTGGAAGAGGAAGAAGCAGCCGCTGCAGACGCCAAAGATGGCAAGACCAAAACGGGCCTTTTGGGCATGTTTGGGTCGAAGAAGAAGACCTACGGCAAATTGCCCCAGGTAGAAAGCACTGGCTCGAAGGATAGCCAATCGGCTGCCAATGACGCCATTCGCCGACTGATGGATAACCGCCGTTAA
- a CDS encoding biotin/lipoate A/B protein ligase family protein: protein MKEMRLIVDPPASGTWNMAVDEAILRGAVDLGVPTLRFYGWDEPTLSLGYFQKYDDRRQHQASVNCTCVRRASGGGAIMHDRELTYSFVAPVRDSRSEETTRWFDLFHETLIEVLAKWGINAHLSGKPQSTSTPDPFLCFLRRHEVDVIVDGNKICGSAQRRHQVAVLQHGSVILQQSACAPELPGLAEITGQQISSETLIEQWKECLSATFQSTYVPGELTAKEVESAQEIESAKFSHPDWTHKR from the coding sequence ATGAAAGAGATGCGTTTAATCGTCGACCCACCAGCCAGCGGCACGTGGAACATGGCAGTCGATGAGGCGATATTGCGTGGCGCGGTCGATTTGGGGGTTCCTACGCTGCGTTTCTATGGCTGGGACGAGCCAACGCTCTCGCTGGGCTATTTTCAGAAATATGACGATCGCCGCCAGCACCAGGCAAGCGTCAACTGTACGTGCGTCCGCCGGGCATCTGGTGGCGGGGCGATCATGCACGATCGCGAATTGACCTACAGCTTCGTCGCTCCCGTGCGAGATTCGCGATCCGAAGAGACAACCCGCTGGTTCGATCTGTTCCACGAGACGCTGATCGAAGTGCTAGCAAAGTGGGGCATCAACGCTCATTTAAGCGGAAAACCGCAGTCCACTTCCACTCCCGATCCATTTCTTTGCTTTCTACGTCGCCACGAAGTCGACGTAATCGTCGATGGCAACAAGATTTGCGGTAGTGCCCAGAGACGCCATCAGGTTGCCGTTTTGCAACATGGGAGTGTGATCTTGCAACAATCGGCCTGTGCACCAGAGCTGCCGGGCCTCGCAGAAATTACTGGGCAGCAAATTTCCTCCGAAACACTGATCGAGCAATGGAAAGAGTGCTTAAGCGCTACATTCCAAAGCACTTATGTTCCAGGGGAACTTACCGCCAAAGAGGTAGAATCCGCCCAAGAGATCGAATCGGCGAAATTCTCACATCCCGACTGGACCCATAAACGGTAA
- the gcvPB gene encoding aminomethyl-transferring glycine dehydrogenase subunit GcvPB has product MRNQQATQLLSELSHPGRVAVQWPACDVPEQPLEDIIPANFLAEEAPRLPELTEGEVVRHYTNLSTKNMSVDTHYYPLGSCTMKYNPKRNERLASLPGIVDLHPYQDESTIQGMLQLLYELQGIFSEISGLPACSLQPAAGAHGELTALMAAAKYFKSIGEDRKVVLAPDSSHGTNPASAQMAGFKAVSIKSDPNGGVDMEDFRKKLTDDIAVLMITNPSTLGLFEKNMREIADAVHEKGGLVYLDGANMNAILGIARPGDFGADMMHYNPHKTFSGPHGGGGPGAGPICVTEKLKPFLPSPIVEKDGERYKLDFDRPESIGRVRSFFGNTGVLVRAYCYILSHGPVGLREVSENAVLNANYLLSKVKHFLPVPRGERCMHEFVASASDLKKERGITAMDIGKRLLDYGFHAPTVYFPLTIPEAIMIEPTETESKETLDVFVETLFKITEEDPELLHDAPHTTPISRPNEVQAARSPCLRADFCSS; this is encoded by the coding sequence ATGCGTAATCAACAAGCAACCCAACTACTGTCAGAGCTTTCCCACCCAGGCCGCGTGGCCGTTCAGTGGCCGGCGTGTGATGTCCCTGAGCAGCCGCTCGAAGACATCATTCCCGCCAACTTCCTCGCGGAAGAAGCACCACGGTTGCCGGAATTGACCGAAGGGGAAGTCGTTCGTCACTACACGAACTTGTCGACCAAAAACATGTCGGTCGATACGCACTACTACCCGTTGGGTTCGTGCACGATGAAGTACAACCCAAAGCGGAACGAGCGGCTCGCTTCGCTGCCAGGCATCGTCGATCTGCATCCTTACCAGGACGAATCAACGATCCAAGGCATGCTGCAACTGCTATACGAATTGCAGGGCATCTTCTCCGAAATCTCAGGCTTGCCGGCTTGCTCGCTGCAACCAGCTGCCGGGGCTCACGGAGAACTCACGGCCCTGATGGCCGCGGCCAAGTACTTCAAGAGCATCGGCGAAGATCGCAAGGTCGTCCTGGCTCCTGATAGCTCGCACGGCACCAACCCAGCCAGCGCCCAGATGGCCGGTTTCAAGGCCGTCAGCATCAAGAGCGACCCCAATGGCGGCGTCGACATGGAAGACTTCCGTAAGAAGTTGACCGACGACATCGCCGTGCTGATGATCACCAACCCGAGCACCTTGGGCCTGTTCGAGAAGAACATGCGCGAGATCGCCGATGCGGTGCATGAAAAAGGTGGCCTAGTCTATCTGGATGGTGCCAACATGAACGCCATTCTCGGCATTGCCCGTCCAGGCGACTTCGGTGCCGACATGATGCACTACAACCCACACAAGACCTTCAGTGGTCCGCATGGTGGTGGTGGTCCCGGTGCTGGTCCGATTTGCGTGACCGAGAAGCTGAAGCCGTTCCTACCATCGCCAATCGTCGAAAAGGATGGTGAACGATACAAGCTCGACTTCGATCGACCTGAATCGATTGGCCGCGTTCGTAGCTTCTTCGGCAACACGGGCGTGCTGGTTCGAGCTTACTGCTACATCCTTTCGCATGGCCCTGTAGGGCTGCGGGAAGTCTCTGAAAATGCCGTGCTCAACGCGAACTACCTGTTGAGCAAGGTAAAGCACTTCCTGCCGGTTCCACGTGGCGAACGCTGTATGCACGAATTCGTCGCCTCCGCTTCCGATCTGAAAAAGGAACGGGGCATCACGGCGATGGATATCGGCAAGCGACTTCTCGACTATGGCTTCCACGCTCCAACGGTCTACTTTCCGTTGACCATTCCGGAAGCGATCATGATTGAGCCGACCGAAACCGAGAGCAAAGAAACGCTCGACGTCTTCGTCGAAACGCTCTTCAAGATCACCGAAGAAGACCCGGAACTGCTGCACGATGCACCTCATACGACGCCGATCAGCCGTCCGAACGAGGTCCAGGCCGCACGAAGCCCATGCCTGCGGGCCGACTTCTGCAGCAGTTAA
- the gcvPA gene encoding aminomethyl-transferring glycine dehydrogenase subunit GcvPA, whose translation MSYLYNTPDDQAAMLKSIGVDSIEELFSTIPEDLRLKRDLNLPPQMGELELTQHLSALAAKNASPATHACFLGGGSYDHFVPAAVDALASRGEFYTSYTPYQPEVSQGNLQAMFEYQTLICDLTGMDLSNASLYDGGSALAEAVIMALNTGKRGEKVVVLGTVHPEYRQILQTYFTDLGIEIVEIACPDGIADLAKVEASIDASTNCVIVQSPNFFGGIEDVAAIAEIAHKNDAVVIQSFDPISLGLLKRPGDLGADIAVAEGHSLGSPMQYGGPYLGIMACSDQFVRRLPGRIVGQTEDRRGKRCWVLTLQTREQHIRREKATSNICTNQGLFALRASIYLSLLGPSGLKQAAILCTQKAHYAQQTLTEIERLEPVFGGSPFFKEFVLRDTQGNVEGLLAEAREAGFLGGVPLGQFFPEMEDCFLVCVTEKRTKTEIDALTRTFSLCHTGGSTIHA comes from the coding sequence ATGAGCTATCTCTACAACACTCCGGACGATCAGGCAGCAATGCTGAAGTCGATCGGGGTCGATTCGATTGAAGAGTTGTTTAGCACCATTCCGGAAGATCTGCGGCTCAAACGCGATCTCAATCTTCCGCCGCAAATGGGCGAACTGGAGCTGACTCAGCACCTTTCGGCCCTGGCCGCGAAGAACGCTTCTCCGGCCACCCATGCCTGCTTCCTGGGTGGCGGCAGTTACGATCACTTCGTGCCGGCTGCCGTCGACGCGTTGGCATCGCGGGGCGAGTTCTATACTTCCTATACCCCTTACCAGCCAGAAGTCTCGCAGGGCAACTTGCAGGCCATGTTTGAATACCAAACACTGATCTGCGATTTGACCGGCATGGACCTTTCCAACGCCAGTCTGTACGACGGCGGCAGTGCGTTGGCCGAAGCGGTCATCATGGCACTCAACACCGGCAAGCGGGGCGAAAAAGTCGTCGTTCTCGGAACGGTTCATCCTGAATACCGTCAGATCCTGCAGACCTACTTCACCGACCTGGGTATCGAGATCGTCGAAATTGCCTGCCCTGACGGCATTGCCGATCTGGCCAAGGTCGAAGCTTCGATCGACGCGAGCACGAACTGCGTGATCGTCCAGTCGCCGAACTTCTTCGGCGGAATCGAAGATGTCGCCGCGATTGCGGAGATCGCTCACAAGAATGACGCCGTCGTCATCCAGAGCTTCGACCCGATCAGCCTCGGCTTGCTCAAGCGTCCCGGGGACCTAGGTGCCGACATTGCCGTGGCTGAAGGGCATTCGCTCGGTTCGCCGATGCAGTACGGCGGCCCTTACCTGGGCATCATGGCTTGTAGCGATCAGTTCGTTCGCCGCCTGCCTGGTCGTATCGTGGGCCAAACTGAAGACCGCCGCGGCAAACGCTGCTGGGTGCTGACGCTGCAAACGCGAGAACAACACATTCGCCGCGAGAAAGCGACCAGCAACATCTGCACCAACCAAGGCCTGTTCGCCCTGCGTGCTTCGATCTACTTGTCGTTGCTGGGGCCAAGTGGCCTGAAGCAAGCTGCGATCCTCTGTACTCAGAAGGCGCACTACGCCCAGCAAACGTTGACCGAAATCGAGCGTCTCGAGCCCGTGTTCGGAGGCAGCCCGTTCTTCAAAGAGTTCGTCCTTCGCGATACGCAAGGCAACGTCGAAGGTCTTCTGGCCGAAGCACGCGAAGCGGGCTTCCTGGGTGGCGTTCCCCTGGGGCAATTCTTCCCCGAGATGGAAGACTGCTTCCTGGTGTGCGTGACCGAGAAACGCACCAAGACCGAAATCGACGCCTTGACCCGAACATTCTCCCTCTGTCACACCGGGGGTTCCACGATCCATGCGTAA
- the gcvH gene encoding glycine cleavage system protein GcvH gives MSTDNLLFAKTHEWVKVEESDGAKIATVGISAHAIEALNDLVYLELPEVGKEVTAGESFGEIESVKAVSDIYAPVSGEVIEANSALPDNLDSLHEDAYDNGWIAKIKISDDSALADLMDKAGYDKMCAEEG, from the coding sequence ATGTCCACGGACAATTTGCTTTTTGCCAAGACGCACGAATGGGTCAAAGTGGAAGAGTCGGACGGTGCCAAGATTGCCACGGTCGGTATCAGTGCCCACGCGATCGAAGCCTTGAACGACCTGGTTTACCTAGAACTTCCCGAAGTCGGCAAAGAAGTCACCGCCGGCGAATCTTTCGGTGAAATTGAATCAGTCAAAGCGGTTAGCGATATCTATGCTCCCGTTAGCGGTGAAGTGATCGAAGCCAACTCGGCCCTGCCCGACAACCTCGATTCACTGCATGAAGATGCGTACGACAACGGCTGGATTGCCAAGATCAAAATCAGCGACGACTCGGCCCTGGCCGACCTGATGGACAAAGCCGGCTACGACAAGATGTGTGCGGAAGAAGGCTAA
- the gcvT gene encoding glycine cleavage system aminomethyltransferase GcvT, translated as MTTETLKKTPLYDWHAANGGRMVDFTGWSMPVQYTSIIDEHNATRNAVGLFDVSHMARFRFDGAGALELIDGLVTRKVADLKPGRIRYGLVCKEDGGILDDILTYHLQDRQGKSYTWMVVNAGNREKIAAWINARLPEEVTFTDYTEKTAMIAVQGPRAMAIAQELIEGDISELKYYQGREATILCHPGLVSRTGYTGEDGVELTVPAENAISVWEALHVAAAEVGGHAVGLGARDTLRLEAAMPLYGHELSEEITPLQAGLGFAMSWDHEFIGKVALEAIDKDSLPVRVGLVMQDKRVPREHYPLYVGDQQVGEVTSGSQSPTLGMPIAMGYVAPQFSAEGTLIDVDVRGKRLAAKVVPLPFYKRK; from the coding sequence ATGACGACCGAAACACTGAAAAAGACACCACTCTACGACTGGCACGCCGCGAACGGGGGACGAATGGTCGACTTTACCGGCTGGTCGATGCCGGTTCAGTACACCTCGATCATTGACGAGCACAACGCAACCCGAAACGCCGTCGGCCTATTCGATGTTTCGCACATGGCCCGCTTCCGCTTCGATGGGGCTGGCGCTCTGGAGTTGATCGACGGATTAGTCACCCGCAAGGTGGCTGATCTGAAGCCAGGCCGCATTCGCTATGGGCTGGTTTGTAAAGAAGATGGCGGCATTCTCGACGACATCCTCACCTATCATCTGCAAGACCGCCAAGGCAAATCATACACCTGGATGGTGGTCAACGCCGGCAACCGCGAGAAGATCGCCGCCTGGATCAACGCTCGTCTGCCTGAAGAGGTGACGTTCACCGACTACACCGAGAAAACGGCCATGATCGCCGTGCAAGGTCCCCGGGCCATGGCCATCGCCCAGGAGCTGATTGAAGGGGACATCTCAGAGCTGAAATACTATCAAGGTCGTGAAGCGACCATCCTCTGCCATCCGGGGCTCGTAAGCCGCACCGGCTACACCGGCGAAGATGGTGTCGAGCTGACCGTCCCTGCCGAAAACGCTATTTCCGTGTGGGAAGCCCTGCACGTTGCAGCCGCCGAAGTGGGTGGCCATGCGGTCGGACTGGGTGCTCGCGATACGCTGCGTCTGGAAGCCGCCATGCCACTCTACGGGCACGAGCTTTCCGAAGAGATTACACCACTGCAGGCAGGCCTCGGCTTCGCCATGTCGTGGGACCACGAGTTCATCGGCAAAGTTGCCCTGGAAGCAATTGACAAAGACTCGCTTCCCGTTCGCGTCGGCCTGGTGATGCAGGACAAACGCGTCCCACGCGAGCACTACCCGCTTTACGTCGGCGACCAGCAGGTCGGCGAAGTGACCAGCGGTTCGCAATCGCCGACCCTGGGCATGCCCATCGCCATGGGTTACGTCGCTCCGCAATTCTCAGCCGAAGGAACGCTGATCGATGTCGACGTCCGGGGCAAACGCCTCGCGGCGAAAGTGGTTCCACTGCCGTTTTACAAGCGGAAGTAG